One Desulfomonile tiedjei genomic window carries:
- a CDS encoding efflux RND transporter periplasmic adaptor subunit, which yields MKKIIALAIAVVLIIGLYLAFGQSSKEEPEIAYVTVPVEKGTLKAEITSSGTLKPVVEVLVGSQVSGTIKELYVDFESVVKKDQLIGLIEPDTYEAKAAQARADLEAAKANLVKAEVTAVDETRTLRRKEGLITQGSISQSDYDTAKTKADAAVAQVGVEKARVAQMGAKLQEADLQVKYTRIVAPVNGIVTARNMDVGQTVTASFQTPVLYKIAEDLTRMQVNTNVDEADIGRVQVGQKAVFTVPAFPDHFFPGVVTQIRNDPKIEQNVVTYNVIIDVNNDDLKLRPGMTANVQILLSEVHDALMVPDQTFRFAPPDQLKKDLKPPELKQGERRLWKLAAHNEIQPINVEIGVTGTERVQIISDKLKAGDRVVVEATVKKKGGSKVPAIRFRF from the coding sequence TTGAAAAAAATCATAGCTCTTGCAATAGCCGTGGTCCTCATCATAGGGCTCTATCTGGCATTTGGTCAGTCCTCGAAAGAAGAGCCTGAGATAGCGTACGTGACTGTTCCCGTGGAAAAGGGGACCCTCAAGGCAGAGATCACGTCCAGCGGCACGCTGAAGCCCGTGGTGGAAGTTCTGGTCGGAAGCCAGGTTTCGGGAACCATCAAAGAACTTTATGTCGATTTTGAGTCCGTAGTGAAGAAAGACCAATTGATAGGGCTCATCGAGCCGGATACCTATGAAGCAAAGGCGGCTCAAGCCAGGGCCGACCTGGAAGCGGCGAAAGCCAACCTGGTTAAGGCCGAGGTTACTGCAGTCGACGAAACCAGGACTCTGCGACGCAAGGAGGGCCTTATTACCCAGGGCTCCATCAGCCAAAGCGACTACGACACTGCCAAAACCAAGGCTGACGCGGCCGTGGCGCAGGTGGGGGTGGAAAAGGCTCGCGTGGCCCAGATGGGGGCCAAGCTTCAGGAAGCGGATTTGCAGGTCAAATACACTCGCATTGTCGCTCCGGTCAACGGCATAGTCACCGCGAGAAACATGGATGTGGGCCAGACTGTCACTGCAAGCTTTCAGACTCCGGTGCTTTACAAAATAGCCGAAGATCTCACTCGGATGCAGGTAAATACAAATGTGGACGAAGCCGACATAGGCCGCGTTCAAGTAGGGCAGAAGGCCGTATTCACGGTCCCGGCATTTCCGGATCATTTTTTCCCCGGCGTAGTCACCCAGATTCGCAACGACCCGAAGATCGAACAGAACGTTGTGACCTACAACGTCATCATTGACGTAAACAACGATGACCTGAAGTTAAGGCCGGGGATGACGGCCAATGTGCAAATTCTGTTATCCGAGGTCCATGACGCTCTCATGGTTCCGGATCAGACTTTCCGCTTTGCTCCGCCTGACCAATTGAAGAAAGATCTCAAACCTCCGGAGTTGAAACAAGGGGAGCGAAGGCTTTGGAAGCTGGCTGCCCACAATGAGATACAGCCTATCAATGTCGAGATTGGGGTGACCGGGACCGAGCGGGTGCAGATAATCTCAGACAAATTGAAGGCCGGTGACCGCGTGGTTGTTGAAGCAACCGTCAAGAAAAAGGGCGGTTCCAAGGTGCCCGCTATCCGATTCCGGTTCTGA
- a CDS encoding glycosyltransferase, translating into MEFIEHNPEGLTQADIVVGIPSYNEAPSIAFPTQQVDKGLTRYFTDRSAVIINCDNNSPDNTREAFLQTSTTTPKIYLSTQESVTGKGNNLRNLFRKAVDLQAKAVMVVDADLQSITPLWVRNLAEPIFDQYDFVSPLYVRHKYDGAVTNNVAYPLTRALYGRRVRQPIGGDVGFSGEMAKVYSELDLWGEGVAGFGIDLWMVTAAMRNRVEIIQSFMGKAKVHKFKDPIMGMEPVFRDMMGTIFILMRRYESFWKEVKWSRPTAIFGAGMGELELPPPLDVDTKSLWERFTSGISAHWDAYGKVLDGQNINKLEEVAGLPGDCFELPTGLWAKILYDFAVAYKREEFSADDLIAQLMPLYHGKTLSFVLETQAMNNQQVEEYIEDQCLQFEKAKPYLVERWFSV; encoded by the coding sequence ATGGAATTCATAGAACATAACCCCGAGGGTTTAACGCAAGCTGACATCGTGGTTGGTATCCCCTCTTACAACGAGGCCCCGTCCATAGCATTCCCAACGCAGCAAGTGGACAAAGGATTAACGAGGTATTTCACCGACCGGTCGGCAGTGATAATCAATTGTGATAACAACTCGCCGGACAATACCCGCGAGGCGTTCCTGCAAACTTCCACCACGACGCCGAAAATTTATCTGTCCACGCAAGAGAGCGTCACGGGGAAGGGCAACAACCTTCGCAATCTTTTCCGCAAAGCGGTGGATCTGCAAGCCAAAGCGGTCATGGTGGTCGACGCGGACCTTCAAAGCATTACTCCCTTGTGGGTACGCAATTTGGCCGAACCGATCTTCGACCAATACGACTTCGTTTCGCCTTTGTACGTCCGGCACAAGTACGATGGAGCCGTGACCAACAATGTGGCGTACCCGCTCACACGGGCCCTGTACGGACGCAGGGTGCGCCAGCCCATAGGAGGAGATGTCGGTTTTTCGGGCGAAATGGCCAAAGTTTACTCGGAGTTGGATTTGTGGGGCGAAGGTGTGGCCGGGTTCGGCATCGATCTATGGATGGTCACCGCGGCCATGCGCAACAGGGTGGAAATCATCCAGTCGTTCATGGGCAAGGCCAAGGTCCACAAGTTCAAAGACCCGATTATGGGCATGGAGCCGGTCTTTAGAGATATGATGGGTACCATCTTCATTCTGATGCGCCGATACGAAAGCTTTTGGAAAGAAGTCAAGTGGAGCAGACCTACAGCCATTTTTGGAGCGGGTATGGGTGAACTGGAACTCCCACCGCCTCTGGATGTCGACACGAAATCCCTATGGGAGAGATTCACCTCAGGGATCAGCGCCCATTGGGATGCGTACGGCAAAGTTCTCGACGGCCAGAATATCAATAAGCTGGAGGAAGTGGCTGGTTTGCCTGGAGATTGCTTTGAGCTTCCTACAGGCCTTTGGGCGAAAATCCTATATGATTTTGCCGTTGCCTATAAGAGAGAAGAGTTTTCCGCGGACGATCTGATTGCGCAGTTGATGCCGCTGTATCATGGTAAGACGCTGTCCTTTGTTCTGGAAACCCAGGCCATGAACAACCAGCAGGTCGAGGAGTATATCGAAGATCAGTGCCTACAGTTTGAGAAAGCCAAACCGTACCTCGTCGAACGTTGGTTTTCCGTCTAA
- a CDS encoding response regulator produces MAKILIVDDEEGIRMLYSMELEDEGYEVTTLPDGRDLLTTVEKEAPDCIILDIKMREYNGLDLLQQIRKQHYDLPVILNSAYSSFKVDLKAVAADYYVVKSSDLSELKEKLKIALETRIPKE; encoded by the coding sequence ATGGCAAAGATACTGATCGTGGATGATGAAGAAGGAATCCGGATGCTTTATTCCATGGAATTGGAAGACGAAGGATACGAAGTGACCACTCTTCCGGACGGTAGGGATCTTTTGACCACTGTAGAAAAAGAAGCCCCGGATTGTATTATCCTGGACATCAAAATGCGCGAATATAACGGGCTGGATTTGCTTCAGCAGATTAGAAAGCAACACTATGACCTGCCGGTGATTCTGAATTCCGCCTACTCCAGTTTCAAGGTGGATCTGAAAGCGGTTGCTGCAGATTATTACGTGGTGAAAAGTTCGGACCTGAGTGAACTCAAGGAAAAGCTAAAGATTGCCCTGGAAACGCGGATTCCCAAGGAATGA
- a CDS encoding ABC transporter ATP-binding protein — protein sequence MILMEGITKVYETGSIAVPALEEIDLTIDAGEFVSIMGPSGSGKSTLMNLLGCLDAPSSGKYLLAGEDVSRLNRDQRADVRNRKIGFVFQGFNLLPRIDALGNVELPLIYGHAKSGLRVTTAMEALELVGLTDRAHHLPTQLSGGQQQRVAIARALVNNPEIILADEPTGNLDSRTSAEIMAVFKRLNQDKRITFILVTHDPEVGDLTDRRILIRDGRIEGDVYKAA from the coding sequence CTGATTCTCATGGAAGGCATCACTAAAGTCTATGAGACCGGCAGTATCGCTGTGCCCGCGTTGGAAGAGATCGACCTGACTATCGACGCGGGGGAGTTTGTTTCCATAATGGGACCTTCAGGCTCGGGTAAGTCAACCCTCATGAACCTTTTAGGATGCCTTGACGCGCCGAGTTCGGGAAAATATTTGCTCGCGGGTGAAGATGTTTCCAGATTGAATCGAGACCAGCGTGCGGACGTGAGAAACAGAAAAATAGGATTTGTGTTTCAGGGCTTCAACCTTTTGCCTCGAATCGATGCTTTGGGCAATGTGGAACTGCCGCTCATTTACGGCCACGCGAAGTCCGGGCTTCGGGTAACTACCGCTATGGAAGCCTTGGAATTGGTAGGTTTGACTGACAGGGCTCACCATCTGCCCACTCAATTGTCCGGCGGCCAGCAGCAGCGAGTTGCAATAGCACGCGCGCTCGTCAACAACCCTGAGATCATACTTGCCGATGAACCGACAGGTAACCTGGACAGCCGGACCAGCGCGGAAATCATGGCCGTTTTCAAAAGGCTGAATCAAGACAAAAGAATCACGTTCATTCTTGTTACTCACGATCCGGAAGTCGGAGACCTCACGGACCGAAGAATCCTCATCCGTGACGGCCGGATCGAAGGAGACGTATACAAGGCGGCATAA
- a CDS encoding class II fumarate hydratase produces the protein MKFREEQDSMGTVRVPADAYYGAQTQRAVENFVISGTVFPPSFIQALGMIKKFAAVVNRDLGLLDPELAAAIINAAEEVSDGKLYDQFVLDIYQTGSGTSTNMNANEAIAGRANEILTGTRGGKSPVHPNDHVNKGQSSNDVIPSALHIAALTRMSNGLLPAMEVLKASLTRKSAEFADVRKIGRTHLQDAVPITLGQEFSAYARQVELGISRIKATQSSLSELALGGTAVGNGLNAHSDFAPRVIKLVAAETGLPFTEALNHFEAQAAQDAAVEASGAIKTFAVSLMKIANDIRWLSSGPRCGLGEIAIPSLQPGSSIMPGKVNPVIPEVVIQVAGQVIANDAAVTFGGHGGIFELNTMLPLIAHNLLRSIDLTEAVVRLFPEKCIDGISANREKCRSTIEQSLALSTALVPALGYDLAAALSKEAFETGKTIRELASEKKVLPEEELKKLLDSMVRGSS, from the coding sequence ATGAAATTTAGAGAGGAACAGGATTCCATGGGCACTGTTCGTGTGCCAGCCGACGCTTATTATGGCGCGCAAACTCAACGGGCAGTGGAGAACTTCGTTATAAGCGGCACGGTCTTTCCTCCATCATTTATTCAAGCCCTGGGGATGATCAAGAAGTTTGCCGCGGTGGTGAACCGCGACCTCGGTCTGCTGGATCCGGAACTGGCCGCGGCGATCATCAACGCGGCTGAAGAAGTCTCGGATGGCAAACTTTACGATCAATTTGTGCTTGATATCTATCAGACCGGTTCCGGGACCTCCACCAACATGAACGCCAATGAGGCGATAGCGGGACGGGCAAACGAGATCCTGACCGGCACTCGTGGAGGAAAGAGCCCGGTCCACCCGAACGACCACGTCAATAAAGGACAATCCAGCAACGATGTCATTCCCAGCGCGCTTCATATAGCGGCCCTAACCAGGATGTCGAACGGGCTGCTGCCGGCCATGGAAGTGCTGAAGGCAAGCCTAACCCGAAAATCGGCCGAATTTGCGGATGTCAGGAAAATCGGGCGAACCCACCTGCAGGACGCGGTCCCAATTACTTTGGGCCAGGAATTCAGCGCCTACGCCAGACAGGTGGAGCTTGGCATATCGAGAATCAAGGCGACGCAGAGTTCCCTGTCAGAGCTTGCATTAGGCGGGACCGCGGTTGGCAACGGACTGAATGCACATTCGGACTTTGCGCCGAGAGTCATAAAACTTGTCGCGGCGGAGACAGGTCTTCCGTTCACGGAAGCCCTCAATCATTTTGAGGCCCAGGCTGCGCAGGATGCTGCGGTGGAAGCAAGTGGAGCAATCAAGACCTTTGCCGTAAGCCTGATGAAAATCGCTAACGACATCAGGTGGCTCTCTTCCGGGCCTCGCTGCGGCCTGGGTGAAATTGCCATTCCTTCCCTGCAGCCCGGCTCTTCGATCATGCCGGGCAAGGTCAACCCGGTAATTCCTGAAGTGGTCATTCAGGTAGCGGGACAGGTCATTGCCAATGACGCGGCGGTGACCTTCGGCGGCCATGGAGGGATATTTGAGCTGAACACCATGCTGCCGTTGATCGCGCATAATCTCCTCCGTTCAATCGACTTGACGGAGGCTGTGGTCAGGCTCTTTCCGGAAAAGTGTATCGACGGCATATCAGCCAACCGCGAGAAATGCCGCTCTACCATCGAGCAAAGCCTTGCCCTGTCTACGGCGCTGGTTCCGGCGCTCGGGTACGACCTGGCGGCCGCGCTTTCCAAAGAGGCGTTTGAGACGGGAAAGACTATCAGAGAATTAGCTTCCGAGAAAAAGGTATTGCCCGAAGAAGAGCTGAAAAAGCTGTTGGACTCGATGGTCCGAGGCTCTTCGTAG
- the hflK gene encoding FtsH protease activity modulator HflK: MDQFRPRDDQNPVREIQRGVEDIKAMLNNFLKGRATWLIILLIVILYLASGVYIVGAGEKGVVLMFGKLHSLTDPGLRYRLPKPFMSHQIVDIATVRRVEVGYRSDKNRTRPVPAESLMLTGDENIVDLQLFVQYMVQDPVKFLFGAEHPESALRASAEVALRGVVGEKTIDDTMTTGRTEIQKKVESYLQRLLDTYNTGLLVTQARLLEADAPTQVREAFHDVVRAWEDRDRLIKEADGYREDVIPKARGQAQQEIREAEAYKAQRVIRAKGDAERFTAVSGAYEQSPDVTRERLYLEGAESFLQAAKKFIMEGGKSGILPILPLKGLQEPSVSTRPGTKASESPAEKKGN; this comes from the coding sequence ATGGATCAATTCAGGCCCAGAGATGATCAAAACCCGGTTCGGGAAATTCAGCGCGGGGTGGAAGACATCAAGGCCATGCTGAATAACTTCCTCAAAGGTCGGGCTACTTGGCTGATCATTCTCCTCATAGTTATTCTGTACCTGGCATCCGGCGTGTACATCGTGGGCGCGGGGGAGAAGGGGGTGGTGCTCATGTTCGGAAAGCTCCATTCCTTGACGGACCCGGGACTTCGGTACAGATTGCCCAAGCCGTTTATGTCACACCAAATTGTGGATATTGCCACGGTGCGTCGAGTCGAGGTCGGTTATCGTTCGGACAAGAATAGGACCAGGCCTGTTCCGGCAGAATCTCTGATGCTCACCGGAGACGAGAACATTGTTGATCTTCAGCTTTTCGTCCAGTACATGGTCCAAGATCCTGTGAAGTTTCTTTTCGGGGCGGAACATCCCGAAAGCGCGCTGCGCGCGTCCGCGGAGGTCGCCCTGCGCGGCGTCGTAGGAGAAAAGACAATCGATGACACAATGACCACAGGGCGTACGGAGATTCAAAAGAAGGTCGAATCATATTTGCAGAGGCTTCTGGATACTTACAATACCGGACTGCTGGTTACACAAGCCCGCCTACTCGAAGCGGACGCCCCCACGCAGGTTCGGGAGGCCTTTCATGATGTTGTCAGGGCCTGGGAGGATCGCGACCGCTTGATAAAAGAGGCCGACGGATACCGCGAGGATGTGATTCCCAAAGCCAGGGGGCAAGCGCAGCAGGAAATCAGAGAGGCCGAAGCGTACAAAGCTCAAAGGGTCATACGCGCCAAAGGAGACGCAGAAAGATTCACGGCGGTGAGCGGGGCATACGAGCAGTCCCCAGACGTCACGCGAGAGCGCCTCTACTTGGAGGGCGCAGAATCCTTCTTACAGGCCGCCAAGAAGTTCATAATGGAGGGGGGGAAATCGGGCATCTTGCCGATCCTGCCTCTAAAGGGGCTGCAGGAGCCCAGTGTATCTACACGTCCGGGAACAAAGGCCTCTGAGTCACCCGCTGAGAAGAAAGGCAACTGA
- a CDS encoding PQQ-binding-like beta-propeller repeat protein yields METRTLKAKELADDIRSGMERQALMEKYRISDKDLVFLLRQLVQSKVMDVDEVASMLSGKGPEPPLVFECPECGATDSQDFDRCPKCGAVVAKGEDEANEAQPEQLSRVPEEMTAPAEVPERLSVEKPPLSAMFRANLQRTGRFEGMGVRLLSGLKWKFPTRGWVSSSPAIAYGGVFFGSWDGNLYAVKADTGVEVWRFSTEGPISSSPAVADTKVYVGASDGNFYALDAETGKPKWTIRTEGPVASSAAVSQQTVYFGGSDGSLFAVDSGIGKIRWRFKAGGLISSSPAIEAGLICFGSYDQNLYAVDALTGRQRWVFNTSGPVCATPAIAGGMVYLAAWDGNLYAVDLATGEEKWKFESGSKITCSPAVGYGKVYFGNCDGNFLAVDMQTGEESWRAQTAGPIASSPALAYFSVYFGSGDRTLHVRDCNTGKEKWSFQTEAAVNSSPTIFDDLVYFGSDDGSLYALA; encoded by the coding sequence ATGGAAACGCGAACACTAAAAGCCAAGGAGCTTGCAGACGACATCAGGTCGGGAATGGAACGACAGGCCCTGATGGAGAAGTACCGGATCTCGGATAAGGATCTGGTGTTCCTGCTCAGGCAGTTGGTCCAATCCAAGGTCATGGATGTGGATGAAGTCGCGTCCATGCTTTCCGGGAAAGGACCCGAGCCGCCATTGGTCTTTGAATGTCCTGAATGCGGTGCGACCGATTCTCAGGATTTTGATCGATGTCCGAAATGCGGCGCGGTTGTGGCCAAGGGGGAAGATGAAGCCAACGAGGCACAGCCCGAACAGCTTTCACGCGTTCCGGAGGAAATGACCGCGCCCGCGGAAGTTCCCGAAAGGTTGTCCGTGGAGAAACCGCCGCTCAGCGCCATGTTTCGAGCCAACCTGCAGCGCACAGGACGGTTCGAGGGGATGGGCGTAAGGCTACTTAGCGGGCTGAAATGGAAATTCCCGACCCGGGGTTGGGTGTCCTCGTCACCTGCGATAGCTTACGGCGGGGTGTTTTTCGGCAGCTGGGATGGAAACCTGTATGCTGTCAAAGCGGACACAGGGGTTGAGGTGTGGAGGTTTTCTACTGAAGGACCCATATCCTCATCGCCGGCCGTGGCTGACACCAAGGTTTATGTGGGAGCTTCCGACGGCAATTTCTATGCCCTTGACGCGGAAACGGGCAAGCCTAAATGGACGATCAGAACCGAAGGCCCTGTGGCATCATCGGCAGCGGTGTCCCAACAAACTGTGTACTTCGGTGGTTCGGACGGGAGCCTTTTCGCTGTTGACTCGGGAATTGGCAAAATAAGATGGAGATTTAAGGCAGGGGGGCTCATATCGTCGTCTCCTGCCATTGAGGCCGGGCTGATCTGCTTTGGGAGCTACGATCAGAACCTCTACGCCGTGGACGCGCTAACCGGACGGCAAAGGTGGGTTTTTAACACTTCAGGCCCTGTTTGTGCGACCCCTGCAATTGCCGGCGGCATGGTTTATCTGGCTGCTTGGGATGGAAATCTATATGCCGTGGATCTCGCGACCGGCGAAGAAAAGTGGAAGTTTGAATCAGGTTCGAAGATAACCTGCTCGCCCGCGGTGGGTTATGGAAAGGTCTATTTTGGAAATTGTGATGGAAATTTCTTAGCCGTGGATATGCAGACCGGCGAGGAAAGCTGGCGGGCCCAAACTGCCGGCCCGATCGCCTCTTCGCCCGCGCTGGCTTACTTCAGCGTATATTTCGGAAGTGGGGACCGGACCCTTCACGTAAGGGATTGCAACACCGGTAAAGAGAAGTGGTCTTTCCAAACCGAAGCTGCGGTTAATTCCTCGCCCACAATTTTTGACGACCTGGTCTACTTTGGAAGTGATGACGGCAGCCTTTACGCGCTGGCATGA
- a CDS encoding UDP-glucose/GDP-mannose dehydrogenase family protein — MHVGVIGTGYVGLVTGVCFAEMGNDVTLMDIDEDKIASLLDGKVPIYEPGLEQMLIRNVAEKRLHFTTDLEATIDRSLVSFIAVGTPPDPEGHADLSQVFAVARSIGQAIKTYKIIVTKSTVPVGTTYKVRDIISQETDQPFDAASNPEFLKEGNAIDDCMKPDRVVIGVSDARPGEILKELYSPFVRTGKPILTMDIPSAEMTKYAANGLLATKISFINEVSRLCENAGADIEMVRAGIGSDPRIGPQFLFAGIGYGGSCFPKDLDALARTGREHGVHLNILEAVQEANKLQRKHFVQRIADHYGGNSLRGKLFALWGLSFKPRTDDIREAPSLDVIRMLLDQGARVRAFDPVAMENAGRILGDSIEYAPGNYECVQGADALIIVTEWNEFRHPDFEKMKELMVEPVIFDGRNLYNPTKMVQNGFTYYSVGRNTIHIG, encoded by the coding sequence ATGCACGTAGGCGTCATAGGAACCGGTTATGTCGGGTTGGTCACCGGCGTATGCTTCGCAGAAATGGGTAATGATGTCACCTTGATGGATATCGACGAAGATAAGATCGCCAGTCTCCTCGATGGGAAAGTGCCAATTTATGAGCCGGGCCTGGAGCAAATGCTCATCCGCAATGTTGCCGAAAAAAGGCTTCATTTTACAACCGACCTGGAAGCTACGATAGATCGTTCACTGGTCAGCTTTATTGCTGTTGGGACACCGCCTGATCCGGAAGGCCATGCCGACCTTAGCCAGGTGTTTGCTGTGGCACGAAGCATCGGACAAGCCATCAAGACGTACAAGATAATTGTCACGAAGAGCACTGTGCCGGTGGGAACCACCTACAAAGTGCGTGATATCATCTCCCAAGAAACCGACCAGCCATTTGACGCGGCCAGCAATCCGGAGTTTCTGAAAGAAGGCAACGCCATCGACGACTGCATGAAGCCCGATCGAGTGGTAATCGGGGTAAGTGACGCACGCCCCGGAGAAATCCTCAAAGAGCTTTACAGCCCTTTCGTGCGAACCGGAAAGCCCATCCTCACCATGGACATCCCCTCCGCGGAAATGACCAAATACGCGGCGAACGGGCTGCTGGCAACTAAGATCTCCTTCATCAACGAGGTTTCGAGACTTTGTGAAAACGCCGGTGCGGACATAGAGATGGTGCGAGCGGGAATTGGTTCGGACCCTCGTATCGGCCCCCAGTTTCTCTTTGCCGGGATCGGTTACGGCGGGTCGTGCTTCCCAAAGGACCTCGACGCTTTGGCGCGAACCGGCCGAGAGCATGGGGTCCACTTGAACATCCTCGAAGCGGTTCAGGAAGCAAACAAACTCCAGCGGAAGCATTTCGTACAAAGGATCGCGGATCACTATGGCGGCAATTCCCTCCGTGGGAAGCTTTTCGCATTGTGGGGTTTGAGCTTCAAACCACGGACAGACGACATTCGGGAAGCGCCTTCCCTCGACGTTATACGGATGCTCCTTGACCAGGGCGCTCGAGTGAGAGCCTTCGACCCGGTAGCTATGGAAAACGCGGGACGAATACTGGGCGATTCCATCGAATACGCACCGGGCAATTACGAGTGCGTTCAAGGGGCAGATGCGCTTATCATTGTCACCGAGTGGAACGAGTTCCGACATCCGGATTTTGAAAAGATGAAAGAACTAATGGTGGAACCGGTGATTTTCGACGGCCGGAACCTCTATAATCCCACGAAGATGGTCCAAAACGGGTTCACCTACTATAGCGTGGGCAGGAACACCATACACATCGGTTGA
- the scpB gene encoding SMC-Scp complex subunit ScpB, whose product MEKQLLKSIVEGLIFAYHEPVSLDTLSRVIQTAGPESIKSVLDELEEEYTVRNRGFLLVTVAGGYQFRSLPAVAPWILEMKSMKPSKLSRAAMETLSIVAYNQPITRHQIEQVRGVESAATIRGLVERELIAIVGKKDIPGRPLLYGTTRRFLEVFGLSDLASLPPLPELETIAENME is encoded by the coding sequence TTGGAAAAGCAGCTTTTGAAATCCATCGTCGAAGGCCTGATTTTCGCGTATCACGAGCCTGTAAGCCTGGACACCTTGTCAAGAGTTATTCAGACCGCAGGGCCGGAGAGTATCAAATCGGTGCTGGATGAACTGGAGGAGGAATACACTGTACGAAATCGCGGCTTTTTATTGGTAACAGTAGCCGGAGGGTATCAGTTCAGGTCGCTGCCCGCTGTCGCGCCGTGGATCCTTGAAATGAAGAGCATGAAGCCGTCCAAGCTGAGCCGCGCAGCTATGGAAACGCTCTCTATCGTCGCATACAACCAGCCTATTACGCGACATCAGATAGAACAGGTGCGAGGAGTGGAAAGCGCAGCCACCATAAGAGGCCTGGTGGAGCGGGAGCTAATTGCTATCGTAGGGAAGAAGGACATACCGGGCCGGCCGTTGTTGTACGGGACTACTCGGCGATTCCTGGAAGTTTTCGGGCTGAGTGACCTTGCCTCGCTTCCACCCCTTCCTGAATTGGAAACCATCGCGGAAAACATGGAGTGA